One window of the Rhizobiaceae bacterium genome contains the following:
- a CDS encoding SDR family oxidoreductase has product MSRLKDKVAIVTGGASGFGEGMARRFAEEGAKVVVCDLNARGAERVAADIGKSAVAVTTDVSQKSEFVEMVEVAMSTFGRIDIMVNNAGYTHRNGDMLAVSEEAFDLIYAVNMKAIYYAALAVVPIMEKQGGGSILTTASTAGLRPRPGLTWYNASKGWAITATKSMAVELAPKNIRVNCLCPVAGETGMLAQFMGEDTPELRAKFRASIPLGRLSTPLDIANTALWLVSDEAEFITGVALEVDGGRCI; this is encoded by the coding sequence GTGAGCAGGCTGAAGGACAAGGTCGCCATCGTCACCGGCGGCGCGTCGGGTTTCGGCGAAGGCATGGCCCGGCGATTCGCGGAGGAGGGCGCGAAGGTGGTGGTCTGCGACCTCAACGCCAGAGGCGCCGAGCGCGTCGCGGCCGACATCGGAAAGAGCGCCGTGGCGGTGACGACCGACGTCTCGCAGAAGTCCGAATTCGTGGAAATGGTCGAGGTCGCCATGAGCACGTTCGGGCGCATCGACATCATGGTCAACAATGCCGGCTACACGCATCGCAACGGCGACATGCTGGCCGTGTCGGAAGAGGCGTTCGACCTGATCTACGCCGTCAACATGAAGGCGATCTACTACGCGGCGCTGGCGGTGGTGCCCATCATGGAGAAGCAGGGCGGCGGCTCGATCCTGACGACCGCGTCGACGGCCGGACTGAGGCCGCGTCCGGGTCTGACATGGTACAACGCCTCGAAGGGCTGGGCGATCACCGCGACCAAGTCGATGGCGGTGGAACTCGCACCGAAGAATATCCGCGTCAACTGTCTCTGCCCCGTCGCCGGCGAGACCGGCATGCTGGCGCAGTTTATGGGCGAGGATACGCCGGAGCTCCGTGCCAAGTTCCGCGCCTCCATCCCGCTCGGCCGCCTTTCGACGCCGCTCGACATCGCCAACACGGCCCTTTGGCTGGTGTCGGACGAGGCGGAATTCATCACCGGCGTGGCGCTGGAAGTCGACGGCGGGCGCTGTATCTGA
- a CDS encoding beta-ketoacyl-ACP synthase III, whose protein sequence is MHKVAISGTGVFTPDEIITNAELVAAYNAYAHRQNTLHAAAIEAGEREPLQMSSEEFIVKASGIERRHVMDKAGVLDPGIMHPMLPERADEELSIMAEIGVKAADEAMRKANVTAADIDAVICAASNHERPYPAIAIEIQQALGIEGFAFDMNVACSSATFAMQAAADMIRSGSARAILIVNPEITSGHLEWRDRDCHFIFGDVCTASVLQRGDLVTSDNAWEIVSTRCLTEFSNNIRNNNGFLRRSHEGHMADRRDMQFRQEGRKVFKQVVPMVAGMMLAHLSDEKIAPENLSRMWLHQANKGMNDLIGARVLGREPSRAEQPNILQDYANTSSAGSIIAFSKFSDDLPSGALGVICSFGAGYSVGSVIVRKV, encoded by the coding sequence ATGCACAAGGTCGCCATCAGCGGAACGGGCGTTTTCACGCCGGACGAGATCATCACCAACGCCGAACTCGTCGCGGCCTACAACGCCTACGCGCATCGCCAGAACACGCTGCATGCCGCGGCGATCGAGGCGGGCGAGCGCGAGCCGCTGCAGATGTCGTCGGAGGAATTCATCGTCAAGGCGTCCGGCATCGAGCGGCGACACGTCATGGACAAGGCCGGCGTGCTAGACCCCGGCATCATGCATCCGATGCTGCCGGAGCGCGCCGACGAGGAACTGTCCATCATGGCGGAGATCGGCGTGAAAGCGGCCGACGAGGCCATGCGCAAGGCAAACGTCACCGCCGCTGACATCGACGCGGTGATCTGCGCCGCCTCGAATCATGAGCGGCCCTATCCGGCCATAGCCATCGAGATCCAGCAGGCCCTCGGTATCGAAGGTTTCGCCTTCGACATGAACGTCGCCTGCTCGTCCGCTACCTTCGCCATGCAGGCGGCGGCCGACATGATCCGGTCGGGCTCCGCCCGCGCCATTCTCATCGTCAATCCGGAAATAACCTCCGGGCATCTGGAATGGCGCGACCGCGACTGCCATTTCATCTTCGGCGACGTCTGCACGGCCTCCGTCCTCCAGCGCGGGGATCTGGTGACCAGCGACAACGCCTGGGAAATCGTCTCCACCCGCTGCCTGACCGAATTCTCCAACAACATCCGCAACAACAACGGCTTTTTGCGCCGTTCGCATGAGGGCCACATGGCCGACCGCCGCGACATGCAGTTCCGGCAGGAGGGCAGAAAGGTCTTCAAGCAGGTCGTGCCGATGGTTGCCGGGATGATGCTGGCGCATCTTTCGGACGAGAAGATCGCGCCCGAAAACCTGTCGCGCATGTGGCTGCATCAGGCCAACAAGGGCATGAACGACCTGATCGGCGCCCGCGTTCTCGGCCGCGAGCCGAGCCGGGCCGAGCAGCCGAACATACTTCAGGACTACGCCAATACATCCTCGGCGGGGTCGATCATCGCCTTCTCGAAGTTTTCGGACGACCTGCCTTCAGGCGCGCTCGGCGTCATCTGCTCCTTCGGCGCAGGCTATTCCGTCGGCAGCGTCATTGTCCGGAAGGTGTAG
- a CDS encoding FAD-binding oxidoreductase, whose product MPYQSPISPGYSWYEATTGERPEYPALDGDRRADVVIIGGGFTGLSAAAHLARAGVDVALIEAHRFGDGASGRNGGQFGTGQRAWAEELEAEYGFTRAKALFDLAEEAKAHVLEFAAANGIDMEYVPGQMSVAHKPRYLKHYQAHAEIMATRFGYPHISFMDAKETAERLGSTCYYGGTRDMGTGHIHPMKLVVGTARVAAAAGAHLFENTRSTGIASDGGKVLVSTPRGIITADKCLVAVNAYGGDLEPVSAAHVMPIGSFIGATVPLGADSPVLPGGEAVDDSRFVVRYFRKTKDGRLLFGGREIYAVSDPKDIADQIRRQIAEIYPALKDVEITHGWGGYVGITMPRKPFVREVMPNVISVGGYSGHGVMLSNFVGKLYAETVSGNRDRLKLFEDIKIPAFPGGRRFRAPLLFLALNWYALRDRI is encoded by the coding sequence ATGCCCTACCAATCCCCTATCTCCCCCGGCTACTCGTGGTACGAGGCGACCACAGGCGAACGGCCCGAATACCCGGCGCTGGACGGCGACCGGCGAGCCGATGTCGTCATAATCGGCGGCGGGTTCACCGGGCTTTCGGCGGCGGCGCATCTCGCCAGGGCCGGCGTCGACGTGGCGCTGATCGAGGCGCACCGCTTCGGCGACGGCGCGTCGGGACGCAATGGCGGCCAGTTCGGCACCGGGCAGCGCGCCTGGGCCGAGGAACTGGAAGCCGAGTACGGCTTCACCCGCGCCAAGGCGCTATTCGACCTCGCCGAGGAAGCGAAGGCGCATGTGCTGGAATTCGCAGCCGCGAACGGCATCGACATGGAGTACGTGCCCGGCCAGATGTCGGTGGCGCACAAGCCACGCTATCTGAAGCACTATCAGGCGCATGCCGAGATCATGGCGACGCGCTTCGGCTATCCGCACATCAGCTTCATGGACGCGAAGGAGACGGCCGAGCGGCTCGGTTCGACCTGCTACTATGGCGGCACGCGCGACATGGGCACCGGCCATATCCATCCGATGAAACTGGTGGTGGGGACTGCGCGCGTCGCGGCGGCCGCCGGCGCGCATCTCTTCGAGAACACGCGTTCGACCGGCATCGCGTCGGACGGCGGCAAGGTTCTGGTCAGCACGCCGCGCGGCATCATCACGGCCGACAAATGCCTCGTCGCCGTCAACGCCTATGGCGGCGATCTGGAGCCGGTCAGCGCCGCGCATGTCATGCCGATCGGCTCCTTCATCGGCGCGACGGTGCCGCTCGGCGCGGACAGCCCGGTGCTGCCCGGCGGCGAGGCGGTGGACGATTCCCGCTTCGTTGTGCGCTACTTCCGCAAGACGAAGGACGGTCGCCTGCTGTTCGGCGGCCGCGAGATCTATGCCGTCAGCGACCCGAAGGACATTGCCGACCAGATCAGGCGACAGATCGCGGAAATCTACCCGGCGCTGAAGGATGTCGAGATCACCCATGGCTGGGGCGGCTATGTCGGCATCACCATGCCGCGCAAGCCCTTCGTGCGCGAGGTGATGCCCAACGTCATTTCGGTCGGCGGCTATTCCGGCCATGGCGTGATGCTCTCCAACTTCGTCGGGAAACTCTACGCCGAGACCGTTTCAGGCAATCGCGACCGGCTCAAACTGTTCGAGGATATCAAAATCCCCGCCTTTCCCGGCGGCCGGCGTTTCCGCGCGCCGCTGCTCTTCCTCGCGCTCAACTGGTATGCGCTGAGGGATCGTATCTGA
- a CDS encoding four helix bundle protein: MTSRAGSYQDLVVWQQAMDLTVGVYSMTRSWPKEELYGLTSQVRRAATSVPANIAEGYGREHRGSYLQFLRIAQGSLKELETHLLIADRVGVAANGSIAPLLTSSESVGKLLRLLLRKLAKT, from the coding sequence ATGACCAGCAGAGCCGGTTCTTATCAAGACCTTGTGGTCTGGCAGCAGGCGATGGATCTGACAGTTGGCGTGTACTCCATGACCAGATCCTGGCCCAAGGAAGAACTGTATGGTCTGACCAGTCAAGTTCGACGGGCGGCCACTTCCGTGCCGGCCAACATTGCAGAAGGCTACGGCCGCGAGCATCGCGGTTCCTACCTTCAGTTTCTCAGGATTGCTCAAGGATCTCTCAAGGAGCTCGAAACGCATCTGCTGATTGCCGACCGTGTCGGGGTAGCCGCCAACGGCTCGATAGCGCCACTCCTGACAAGCAGTGAAAGTGTAGGCAAGCTATTACGTCTGCTATTGCGAAAACTCGCCAAGACCTAA
- a CDS encoding glutamine synthetase family protein codes for MPPAKKEVRPSIRGGRSRTPQFVKNLRGVKNWREAAEWLEWRSIEDIECITPDQAGVARGKMMPSSKFTSNTSLALPSAPFMMTISGDYPEDGNGFSYPEDDGDLKLVPDLSTLSVVPWEEDPTAQVICDLVHQDGRSVGFTPRNVLKRVVAAYDKAGLRPVVAPEIEFYLVRKNPDPDYPLAPPVGRSGRPIAGGAGYSIAGVNEFDELIDDIYHFSESQGLEIDTLIHEEGAGQLEINLRHGNPVELADQVFMFKRTIREAAMKHDTYATFMAKPIQGQPGSAMHIHQSVIDKKTGKNIFSGEDGVETDAFRHFIGGMQAHVPNALVMFAPYVNSYRRLTQAASAPVNNKWGYDNRTTAFRVPRSDPAARRVENRIPSSDANPYLALAASLACGLIGLKNKLQPEEPVLTTANEDEIDLPRGLLEAVDLFEADQELRDMLGDGFVSTYVAIKRAEFETFMEVISPWEREYLLLNV; via the coding sequence ATGCCGCCCGCGAAGAAGGAAGTGCGCCCGTCGATACGTGGGGGGCGTTCGCGCACGCCCCAATTCGTCAAGAACCTCCGAGGTGTGAAAAACTGGCGCGAAGCCGCCGAATGGCTGGAATGGCGCAGCATCGAGGACATCGAATGCATCACGCCGGATCAGGCCGGCGTGGCGCGCGGCAAGATGATGCCGTCGAGCAAGTTCACCTCGAACACCTCGCTGGCGCTGCCCTCCGCGCCCTTCATGATGACCATTTCCGGCGATTATCCGGAAGACGGCAACGGCTTCTCCTATCCCGAGGACGACGGCGACCTGAAGCTGGTGCCGGACCTTTCCACCCTATCCGTCGTGCCGTGGGAGGAGGACCCGACGGCGCAGGTGATCTGCGACCTCGTCCATCAGGACGGCCGCTCCGTCGGCTTCACGCCGCGCAACGTGCTGAAGCGCGTCGTCGCGGCCTATGACAAGGCCGGCCTCAGGCCTGTCGTCGCGCCGGAGATCGAGTTCTATCTGGTGCGCAAGAACCCGGACCCGGACTATCCTCTTGCTCCGCCGGTCGGCCGTTCGGGACGCCCGATCGCGGGCGGCGCTGGCTATTCGATCGCCGGCGTCAACGAGTTCGACGAACTCATCGACGACATCTACCATTTCTCCGAAAGCCAGGGCCTCGAGATCGACACGCTGATCCACGAGGAAGGCGCCGGCCAGCTCGAGATCAATCTGCGTCACGGCAATCCGGTCGAGCTCGCGGATCAGGTGTTCATGTTCAAGCGCACCATCCGCGAAGCCGCGATGAAGCACGACACCTACGCCACCTTCATGGCGAAGCCGATCCAGGGCCAGCCGGGCTCGGCCATGCACATCCACCAGTCGGTGATCGACAAGAAGACCGGCAAGAACATCTTTTCCGGAGAGGACGGCGTGGAGACGGATGCGTTCCGCCACTTCATCGGCGGCATGCAGGCGCATGTGCCGAACGCCCTGGTGATGTTCGCGCCCTATGTGAACTCCTATCGCCGGCTGACGCAGGCCGCCTCTGCGCCCGTCAACAACAAATGGGGCTACGACAACCGCACCACCGCTTTCCGCGTGCCACGCTCGGACCCGGCGGCACGGCGCGTCGAGAACCGCATCCCATCCTCCGACGCCAATCCCTATCTGGCGCTCGCGGCCTCGCTCGCCTGTGGCCTCATCGGCCTGAAGAACAAGCTGCAGCCGGAAGAACCGGTGCTGACCACCGCCAACGAGGACGAGATCGACCTGCCGCGCGGCCTGCTGGAAGCGGTCGACCTTTTCGAGGCCGACCAGGAACTGCGCGACATGCTCGGCGACGGCTTCGTCTCCACCTACGTCGCCATCAAGCGCGCCGAGTTCGAGACGTTCATGGAAGTGATCAGCCCGTGGGAGCGGGAGTATTTGTTGCTGAATGTGTAG
- a CDS encoding response regulator produces the protein MSSRLETDNGQVLVVARSRINQVVVSEIVHRCGLRAQSESIEKASGHLRSSRPRLIILDGGVENRDCDCLMEDIAALQRTSETRTPRVIMLSNRNGSVESLSLPSFVDAVVAKPITPERLQPVIDRLVRRGQ, from the coding sequence ATGAGCTCGCGTCTCGAAACCGACAACGGCCAGGTGCTCGTCGTGGCGCGCTCCCGCATCAACCAGGTGGTCGTTTCCGAGATCGTGCACCGATGCGGATTGCGTGCGCAGTCGGAAAGCATCGAAAAGGCATCCGGACACCTACGGTCCAGCCGGCCGCGCCTCATCATCCTCGACGGCGGCGTCGAGAACCGCGATTGCGATTGCCTCATGGAGGACATCGCCGCTCTGCAACGGACGAGCGAGACGCGCACGCCGCGCGTCATCATGCTGTCCAACCGCAATGGATCGGTCGAAAGCCTGTCGCTGCCTTCGTTCGTCGATGCGGTCGTGGCCAAACCGATCACGCCGGAACGGCTTCAGCCGGTCATCGACCGGCTGGTTCGGCGCGGGCAATAA